The sequence TCATTCCAATAAGGTTACATGGCAAAGCTTCTGTGAGGAATTCCTGTTCGATCTGTACAGCATCCCTGATTATCTCGTAAATTCTAGACTGAGGCAGTTTGTTGACTAGATGGTTGTACATTAGGCAGGCAAAATCACAGTGAAGACCCTATgggagaaaaaaaaagttaattaaaatttgagaATTGTATTCATAAATGTCCCCACCAGCAACAATCATTAATTTATGCCAAGGGCAGTAATTCTTTCAAAGGCTGGTCAACAGGAAAACTACCAGACAAAATGTAATAATCAGAATGATCCTCATCAGTCTTGTCAATCTAAGACAACTAGTCTACAATATAGGTCATAAACAAGTTTCATGCGATTATTTTGCTGTTGTTGCTTATAGACAAAAtcttaaatttcatgttttctcAATGTCTAATCTCATTATACCAGTAAATAGTGTATGCAGGAGAAatgtttgagatttttttatatgcatgtcTTATGGTCAAGACCAAAAATTGTTTAGATGAAGAAAGAAATAAACATCTGTAAAAAAACATCCAGTAGGTGAAATTTTGTGGATGTGTGGAGCAGATCAGAAGCAGTCGCAGACAAGAGAATCCATATACTGACTGCTTTTGATAGAGTGGATGTAGCATTTTTGGAGACATCAAGCTACAAATAGATATTGAGACAGGACACTATTTTCTGTCTTGCTGTATCTATTTCAGTATgatttttcagaaaagttgAAATACAAGAGCAATTTATTTAAGCTACCAAGGTGacattacatgtaaatatatttttatctgttCTTACCTCATCTCTGCTGATGAGTTCATTGCTGAATGTGAGACCAGGCATAATTCCTCTCTTTTTCAACCAGAATATTGCTGCAAAACTGCCAGAGAAAAATATCCCTTCAACAGCTGCAAAGGCAACAACTCTTTCTGCATATGATGCAGTTGTTTCATTTATCCATTTAATGGCCCAGTCTGCCTTCTTTTTCACACATGGTAAAGTCTCAATAGCATTGAATAGATAATCCCTACAAATACAACATTCATAAATTAAGTCTTTTGTGGAAATCAAATTAACCAACAtgaaaaagctaaaaaaaataatcttggaAAACCCTACTCTCCAAATAAATAAGGTTCATTGAAAAAGTTTGTTATATGCCTATCTATTTTAAAGTTCTGAAGCCTTGTCATTACTTTGTGAAAGTGTAGTAACCTTTCAAAAATATCAGTGATTTACATTTTTACACCAATAATGCCACAACAGCCatattttcaaatgtgtttaaacaaaatagttatataaaaaaaaaagggaaaccATATATTTACCTCTCTTTTGGATCCTTAATGTATGTATCAATTAACAAGCTGTACATTTCAGAATGAATGTTCTCCATTGCTATCTGGAATCCATAGAAACACCTTGCCTCTGTAGCTTGAACTTCCTTACTGAATCTTTCTAcctagaaaatataaaaaaaaaaatacatttgttatatCCAAAATGATACAATATTCAAGGGCCAGTAAATATTGTTCGTCTTGCAATAACATGACAGTGTatctcatttttaattttctgttttaaagGATAACCACAAACAATACATTTGCTTCGTTGATTTAGTTTTTCACAACAATCCTACAGAAATGAAGGTAGATGTGATACAGCTTACTATAAAATTCCCCACATTTATAATGTTGATAAGCAAATTATAAACaagtcatatttaaaaaaagtcttaaaactttaaacagaaGCATACCAAGTTTTCATTCACAATGCCATCACTAGCTGCAAAGAAAGCCAggacatgtgaaataaaatgtttctcATCATCTTTCAGAGCATCCCAGTGAATGAGATCTTTAGATAAATCAACTTCTTCAGCTGTCCAGAAGGAGGCTTCTGCTTTCTTGTACATTTTCCAAATGTCATGATACTTGATGGGGAAGACAACAAATCGTCTAGGATTATCCTTCAACAATGGCTCTTCTTCCTCAGTTTTCTTCATGATCACTGGCTTTGTTGGCTTCATAatcttgaaataaaacaaaacaaaatcgtATACTAAAACTGATGCAGTAAATTGGTGTTTTGACATCTTTTCTCTGATAtgaaaactttatatatataaaaaaacaagaatgtgtcagTGTGGTTGATATTCCCATCATACTACCCTGGCAGTTCCAGATTACACATGTATATCATttgtaatgtacatgtattgtcattgaaaattaagaatatttaaaatgatcACACCCTATTAACATGATGTTGTCCAGCGGAAGAAACAAGACCAAAGCATTTAAACccactgcatttgtttgcacccaTCCTAAGCCAAGAACCTGATTTTCAgtagtttttatttatcatgatGGTTTGTAAGTCTTTTTGAgttcttatataaataagaccATGTTTTCTCCCATTTGAGTCATCTTGCACGAGTCATTttggccctttataacttgcatttttttcaaatttttcataggaatgcatttaaaaaatcaacaggACCGAAAAATTTTACTCGGATATGTCATATTGCTGAAGTCCTGTGCTAATTTCTATGAATGGAAATTAATTCTTACCTCATTTTGTTGAACAttgattaaattctgaaaaagaaaaacataagaATTAAATTTAGTATTTAAACCAGacagcgtttcgtctacagaagactcatgagtgacgctcgaataaaaaaaaagtacgaagttgaacagcattgaggaccaaaattcctttaAGTTTTGCTTGGGTAATCTATTCCTGTCAACATGGTCATACAGACAAAGAGgacattaaaattaaacattattaatttcagaacattacaaaataaaagctattaactttttttctagATGAGATTGTAAGACTGAAAGTTTATCTAATATTGATTCAGTAactgcaaacaaaaaataaatccagGATTTATAAATCTTTCAGGTCGGtcatattaacagtttaaataattaaaaaaatgcaatttgtaTACTTAAGCTAttgccataaataaattaaaagagaACCATATGAtttgtttcacaaaatatatgatTCTATGATGTCCAAATGTGttgaaaaggttaaaaatttaatttgtatatgatCAAATACCTGTTTTTGACTGTCTCCAAGTATTTTGACTTTTCTGTTTGAATGATTTACTGGAACCTGAAATGAAAATTCcaacatataataaaagaaGCAACTCAAGATTAATCATAACCATTTAACAAAAATGCTGGAATAGGACTAACCAGGTTTTGAAAAATCCCTAAAAATGTGTATGTAAtccaaacaaaattttatgGCATATACAAAAATCTAACTTCTTGATATATAACCATAGACAATGTTATCATCAACTGCCTTGAACTGGGGCTATTTAAAATAATTGCAAGAATATTTTTCTACAAATCCTTTATGAAATTGTTGGTGCCTTAATAAAATTCAGTCatgcaatacattttttttaaatattttattactaaAATTAATACCAGAATTGGGATATTTACTACCCATAAACTATAAACTTTCAAACCAGATTTTGGCCATGAAAACctgattaaaaacaatttacCCTGCCATCAAAACCATTTCCATATGTACATTCTAAAATTTGGTTCAAGTTTGTAATACTAGCAGACATTGCACGAAAATAGGCTGATAagtattaacaaaaaattatgcCTGGTCTCGCATTCAGCAATGAACTCATCAGCAGAGATGAGGTAAGAAcagataaaagaaatatatatattaaccacaaaatttacttcaaaTACAGACGAATGATGTAATTGTAAAGTATAATTCCGTGGCATTCGCTTTTGTTTAATACATAAAGGGCGCTTTAAACATCCCGATACACATCGGTGAACTTggttattaatttcaaaagcacGGGAAATACGGAGGGCGCCAAATTGGACTAAACTGTCAACAAGCATGTTCTTCGAACAATGAACGGAAATATATGTTCACATTAAACTTTATGAACTTCCATCAAAGAACAATAccaaactgaagaaaaaaaacaagaaaaaaacttaCCTCATTTTCgtcgtttatttttgtttgtttcattctTGAGTTGAGTTCCTGCATTTTTCTTGGTGACTGAACGGACGTCATGTTTTCaagtataaaattattattgtaaaattaataaaactttttaaaatgttaagactttctttgtttttaaagaaatatttttcgtTCGTCCAATTCAGTATTCAGCCAAACAATGATAATATAAATTCCGCGAAAATGCTTCATAATCTGGCGCTAACTTTTAGTGCAGCCAATGAAATCAAAGCTGGCCAAACCAAATGTAGAAAGGGGGTGTCAGGTTGGAATAGATccttatgtaatttttttatttatgtaatcaaataaaaaagaaagccTCAGGGAACAAAATTCCACGTGAAAACAATATGATTATCACATGTTTGTAAGAATAATCCCCTTTTTACTGATTTAGCTCTTcgtcatttatattttgttatcagtccCCTTTCCCAATAGTTTTTACCTTAGCAACAACAAGTAAAAATTACTACGCTTGTTAAAGTAAATAAACCAAAAACATCgatttttacacaaatatttgattAGATTACTTTCTAACACTTTCTTTTTATACCATGAATGcattaaatgagaaaataaaagtCTATACCATGAGTTCtaagaaataacatgaaattCCATATGGCGGATAAATATCCGGTTGTAAGTTGTTAGGTCACATATTGTTTAGACATGGCTGCTGCTGATAGTATCCGAGTTATCGATGATGATTATGTGAAACGAGTTCACAGTCGAAATCCTTCAGGCCATTTACATAAGGGTACAacatattacaaatattattttagacCTTCATCATGAacattgtctttttcttttccaCAGCCCCAAATGTGCCGTGtctcttattttttgttaaagatgACAATATTTATTAATCCCATGATCCCAAAGGCAAAGAAACATCAAATCATAATATGGTGAATCATCTCACAGTGGGTAGGAGTTATGAACTTACATTTCATAGTAGTTCTTGTGAGCAGCTTGGACATtcctatattttgtatattaacaGGCAACATCAAAACTCTGTccgacaaaaaaatatttagtcaTGGAACTTTAAAGAAATTGTGGTTGAATTATATGGTATTCGGGCGTTCCGGCCCCAAACCAATTGAGCACTAACTCAATCCTGCCCACTAATGGGTTTGCACTAAGCACATCAGTTCtggaaatctttgaaatttgtcaCGTTAACGAATTAGGTAACAGTTACCAAATTCATTAACTGAACCATTACAGAATTTGATTACTTCAGAATTTATTTGGTTTTGGTATTGATATAGAATGAACAATTGCAGTCATACAAGattcacttttccattgtgctgttagatattttgtattatgatgtcaaaattttatgggaacctgtgtgatgtccagtaatggcggTCTAATAGTGATAGGTGTAATCTCAATTGCCCACTTTAGGTTTGCACTAAGCACATCAATTCTGGAAGTCTGAAATTCGGTCATGTTAATGAATTAGGTTAGTTACCAAATTCATTAACTGAACCATAAAGGAATTCagttatttcagaaattatttggTTTTGGTATTGATATAGAATGaggaaaattgttattttatgaaGCATTTCACaatttagaaaatgaaataaagtgacATTCAAAAAACATGCTAAAACCAGGAGAAAACAtcacgacctacaggaagtagttaatatttttttcatttatattgaatttctcctttattatTGCTTATATAGcaataaaactttgtgaatatatatatatattatgtcataatgaacatatttaaaccataagtaaaaaatcgtgaattttccctttaatatcattatttagcattcatgttttttttgcaGGTCATGGAATTGTTGCTGCAACTGCATCAATACCAAGTAGATATCAAACTATTGTGACAGATAATGCAGATAAAAGAGGGTTCTTAGGCCAAGCTAAACGCTTCCGTTTTGATGAAGCAATGGTAAtagtaaaacaaatacattattaaaaaccaattcttcagagaacaattgaaggtctttctaCCTCgataattagaatgaaatttaaaaaaagatattagaaAGGGTCACTCCTTGTTGATGTTATTTGGTACCTCAactgatatagaaaaataagattaataggtatatgcagaaaacttaattgttttataatgaacaaaaacaaatttaaagcaaaggtcaaaatctagaacttcaagttgacctttgaccttgacctcaatttcaaggtcataggtcagtgatctcaaatcaaaagaccccagATCAATCACTTGTATGATTGTAGAGAAATATcgattttaaatacaaaaggggagaaaactcctaaaaGGGTTGACCAAAACAGTTCGACTTAAATGGGTTGAAGTTGCCCCTTGTTGTAAGCAGTAATTTGGCAAACACATCGTATCattaactgttacagtttcttttgaatatagaTTACAAGCAAATTcttaaatttagaatatgaccttgaccttcaaCCTTGACCTCAAattcaaggtcataggtcagtgaACTCAAATCGGAAGGCCctaggtcaatcacttgtatggttgtggagaaataatgatgccaaatacaaaaggggagaaaactcctaaaagggttatccaaaacacttcgacttaaGAAGGTTGAAGTTGcgccttattgtaaacagtaacTTGGCAAACTCATCATATCATTAACtgtaacagtttcttttgaataacgataacaagcaaaattcaaaagttataacatgaccttgaccttgacctcaatttcaagatCATGGGTCAGTGAACTCAAATCGGAAGGTccgaggtcaatcacttgtatagttgtggagaaataatgatttcaaattcataaggggagaaaactcctataagggttaaccaaaacacttcgactgaataagttgaagttgcgccttattgtaaacagtgattttgcaaacacatcatatcattaactgtaacagtttcttttgaataacgataacaagcaaaattcaaaattgataacatgaccttgacctttgaccttgacctcaatttacTTTATATGGACCAAGGACTTCATATCAAAAGACTGTAGGCCTCTACAACTTATACCGTATTAAATAACCCAACATatcgtttattttaaattttcaaagggaaataactcccataAGATGTCTTCTGATCACCtcagtcaaaataaaacaaatcattcttaagagtagacgaacaatttggtgaaaacagttTGCAAAAATCTTCTACGGTTTTAGAGatatagcgataacaagaaaaaggggacgcggggagataactcctataagaataagtgttcggtcacacagggtgagttttgaaaCCTCCATTACTGAACAACATCGTTGGCCAAACATCCATtcgatatgttgtaaaacaaaaaagcatctcagacggaagaagaaaaaaaaaaaaaataaaaaaaaaaaataatcagaagaaaaacaataggtctttccacgaaaagtggaaagacctaattacaGAGATGATCAGTTTTATCTTGctatcaaaatatttacctTCATGCATATTTTACTTCAATAGCATTTTGTAGATGAAATCCATGCCTTGAAAATCAACAAGACAATGTTAGACTTAGAGAAGTTTACATTCTTTACTTCCTTCCAGAGCAGAACTGGAACATGCACTttttatttctcaattttacaacaACACCACCTAGCATTAGGCAGACACTTTATCCCTCCATTACTGCTGAAAAAATCTGCTTTCCTTTCTGGAGGTGAACATGTTACCAGTTCTTAGCAATTAGACATGGCCATCTGACACAATAAACTGAAATTTTTAAGTGCAAATGTTATTGTCCTGATGACACTACCATAGGAATCGAAACAGTTGTTCAATAAATTTTCTGCAGCAGCCCCTTAAATgttgtttataaacatttattgacaattttttgaCATGATTAATTTTACTGATGTCACAAAACCCCAAAGCAGGTCTAGTTATTAACTGCTTGAATCTGTCCCAAAAAACCTCTGGTATGGAACtttcattaatgaaagtgacCTTGGCTTCTATAAAGGGAGAGGATTTATATTTGGTGTGTagcttgataaaaaaaacttgtataatAGCAAAAATACTGTGCTGcaaaggaaatttcaaaacgtaaagtcctttataaaatggaaaaatgtaaagcataaacatttcaaacaaatgttaaacaaaagtCATCGTttcttgatacaggcatttccttacatgtataaaatggtggattaaacctgttttttaGCTAGGTAAACCTCTCACATTGAAaccattatattgataacaatgtGCAAGCAAAACAAAGATATTATagttgaattataaaaaaaaatggggtatAGCTGTCAACATTGTCTTATAAtcttaattgatatttttatttcagcaaagaaaaacaaaaatgttgagtttaagtgtttaaacaaatttaagatCTGCATGCCGCTATAATAATACTTTCAATAATTGTATGTTGTGCATACTATTAGTTGTTTGGAAGAATGATTACAGTTTGCGTTTACTTTATACAGACAGATGCCCCTGGTCCTGGAAACTATGTAAGACATGAAACCATGGATAACAACAGTTCTTCTTTCTCTAAGAAAGGAACAGGAGGATTTGCTTCAAAGGtagtatttttttatctttagaaataatttctatatgttttcttctcaactcaattatgtattttattattttcttgtgTACAGGTCATAATAGTGGTTAATTAGGTACATTGACTTACCTTAGTCACTAGACATACATTATTTCTACAAACTGTAGTAActtgtaatttaaatgttgttCTTGTGCATATTTCTCATTTGCAATAGTCACATGTTTTAACCAGTTAGAATTTACTGCCAAAATAATAAAGTTACAGACATCATTTGATCTTCATACTCATACCAAATGTATGCTATCACacctttaaaaacatttgttgtAAACAGTGAATGTGGATATGtgctaataaaaaatgtatattttctgtttgaattgagttttattcatttttcccCTGAtgataacaatataaaatgtttcatgtcactatatatcattatatatatacataaaagaaataaaaacatatttttggcTTTGAACAAGATGGTTATGTCAATGTTCTTTTGTAGCATTTACTTGCCCCTTTCTTGTTTGCTAAATTGGTTATAAAAAATCAAGttcatctatatatataagaacataCTATTTGCAAGTTACTCCTGTTATCTATAACAAAGATgtataatcaataaaataggttttgattatttaatatttttgttttatataatgcaGAGTAAGCAAGGTATAAAATACTATaggttttgattattttatatttttgttttatatattgtagaGTAAGCGAGGTATGAAATACTATaggttttgattattttatatttttgttttatatattatagagTAAGCGAGGTATAAAATACTTCATAACAGCAGCACCAGGACCTGGTGTTTATGGTTTGCCTAGCATGTTGGTCACAAGAAAAGATTTCAATAAATCAGAGAACACCAGCAACTTCCATAAACCTATTGCTAAAATCTCAGATAAAGTGGAAAAGAAACCAGCACCAAATACATATGATGTAGGTAACTGTTTATTTGGGAGAAGGGGGAGGGCATCAATGTATAGGAGACAATCCTTCAAAAGCctttaaggtcaagttacagtaaatgggctatgtcacagatttcagtaaaatttggcatacaactctggctcgatgaactacaactgaaaattgaaaaaaataatgcatttatctcaat is a genomic window of Mytilus trossulus isolate FHL-02 chromosome 1, PNRI_Mtr1.1.1.hap1, whole genome shotgun sequence containing:
- the LOC134692634 gene encoding ribonucleoside-diphosphate reductase small chain-like isoform X2, coding for MTSVQSPRKMQELNSRMKQTKINDENEVPVNHSNRKVKILGDSQKQNLINVQQNEIMKPTKPVIMKKTEEEEPLLKDNPRRFVVFPIKYHDIWKMYKKAEASFWTAEEVDLSKDLIHWDALKDDEKHFISHVLAFFAASDGIVNENLVERFSKEVQATEARCFYGFQIAMENIHSEMYSLLIDTYIKDPKERDYLFNAIETLPCVKKKADWAIKWINETTASYAERVVAFAAVEGIFFSGSFAAIFWLKKRGIMPGLTFSNELISRDEGLHCDFACLMYNHLVNKLPQSRIYEIIRDAVQIEQEFLTEALPCNLIGMNCTLMKQYIEFVADRLLLELHCEKIYNVENPFDFMEQISLEGKTNFFEKRVGEYQKMGVMSGGGDTHSFTLDADF
- the LOC134692634 gene encoding ribonucleoside-diphosphate reductase small chain-like isoform X1, with the translated sequence MPRNYTLQLHHSSVFEVPVNHSNRKVKILGDSQKQNLINVQQNEIMKPTKPVIMKKTEEEEPLLKDNPRRFVVFPIKYHDIWKMYKKAEASFWTAEEVDLSKDLIHWDALKDDEKHFISHVLAFFAASDGIVNENLVERFSKEVQATEARCFYGFQIAMENIHSEMYSLLIDTYIKDPKERDYLFNAIETLPCVKKKADWAIKWINETTASYAERVVAFAAVEGIFFSGSFAAIFWLKKRGIMPGLTFSNELISRDEGLHCDFACLMYNHLVNKLPQSRIYEIIRDAVQIEQEFLTEALPCNLIGMNCTLMKQYIEFVADRLLLELHCEKIYNVENPFDFMEQISLEGKTNFFEKRVGEYQKMGVMSGGGDTHSFTLDADF